One genomic segment of Bacteroides caccae includes these proteins:
- a CDS encoding tRNA-dihydrouridine synthase family protein produces MQDILSIHFAPLQGYTEAFYRNAHAACFGGIDSYYTPFVRLEKDGFRNKDVREIAPESNQVPHLVPQLIATSIEKAETILSLFIEKGYKEADINLGCPFPLLAKRHNGSGILPYPDEVKTLLGLTLKYPQISFSVKMRLGWENPDECLQLAPILNDLPLRHITMHPRLGKQQYKGSVDLNGFDAFLNVCQHPLIYNGDINCPDDVHRIRQQFPALAGVMIGRGLLANPALALEYKENRTLTPDEMKEKLHIMHTSVYNQYAAQLEGGDGQLLNKMKTFWEYLAPNADRKLMKAIHKSTSLSKYNQAIQAFFSQR; encoded by the coding sequence ATGCAAGACATTCTATCCATTCACTTCGCTCCATTGCAAGGCTATACGGAGGCTTTTTACCGTAATGCACACGCTGCCTGTTTCGGTGGCATAGACAGTTATTATACTCCGTTCGTACGACTGGAAAAAGACGGTTTCCGGAATAAAGATGTCCGTGAGATCGCTCCGGAAAGTAATCAGGTGCCTCATTTAGTTCCTCAACTCATAGCTACGTCCATAGAAAAGGCGGAGACAATCTTATCCCTTTTTATAGAAAAAGGATATAAGGAGGCGGATATTAATCTGGGCTGCCCGTTTCCGCTTCTGGCTAAACGGCACAACGGTTCCGGCATTCTGCCTTATCCGGACGAAGTGAAAACATTATTGGGACTGACTCTGAAATATCCGCAAATCAGTTTTTCCGTAAAGATGAGACTGGGCTGGGAGAATCCCGACGAATGCCTGCAACTCGCTCCTATATTAAATGACCTGCCGCTACGCCACATCACGATGCATCCCCGTCTGGGAAAACAGCAATATAAAGGAAGTGTAGACCTCAATGGGTTCGACGCTTTCCTGAATGTCTGCCAACATCCGCTCATATATAATGGCGACATTAATTGCCCGGATGACGTTCACCGCATCCGGCAACAATTCCCCGCATTGGCAGGAGTGATGATCGGACGCGGACTGCTCGCAAACCCGGCATTAGCTTTGGAGTATAAGGAAAACCGTACGCTGACACCCGACGAGATGAAAGAGAAACTGCATATCATGCATACTTCCGTCTACAATCAGTACGCCGCACAACTGGAAGGAGGCGACGGGCAGCTTCTGAACAAGATGAAAACGTTTTGGGAATATCTCGCACCGAATGCGGACAGAAAACTAATGAAAGCAATCCATAAAAGCACAAGCCTCAGCAAATATAATCAGGCTATCCAAGCCTTTTTTAGCCAACGATAA
- a CDS encoding DcaP family trimeric outer membrane transporter, translating into MKKYILISLCLLTAAGSFAQNKDFKFKFYGQIRTDFYYNSRANEETVDGLFYMYPKDKVRDEDGNDLNSTPNSNFYTLYSRLGVDVAGPKLGTAKTSAKVEIDFRGTGTSYSVIRLRHAYLNLDWGKSALLLGQTWHPLFGNVSPQILNLSVGAPFQPFSRAPQIRYRYTEKNFQLTGAAVWQSQYLSQGPAGKSQEYIKKSCIPEIYIGADYKNGGLLAGVGIEMLSLKPRTEATGENNKKFQVDERITTLSYEAHVKYTNKDWFVGAKSVLGSNLTQASGLGGFGVKSVNERTGEQKYTPIRFSSSWLNVVYGQKWKPGVFVGYAKNLGTSDELYAPDGKAQLYGTGTNLDQLVTAGAELTYNVPHWKFGLEYTLSSAWYGSLNTSSGKIKDTHAVCNNRIVAVAMFMF; encoded by the coding sequence ATGAAAAAATACATTTTAATCTCGCTTTGCCTGCTAACGGCCGCAGGCAGCTTCGCACAGAACAAGGATTTCAAGTTTAAATTCTATGGGCAGATCCGTACCGACTTCTATTATAATAGTCGTGCTAACGAAGAAACCGTAGACGGATTATTTTATATGTACCCCAAAGATAAGGTACGCGATGAGGACGGAAACGACTTGAACTCAACGCCGAACAGCAACTTTTATACCTTGTATTCACGCTTGGGCGTAGATGTGGCCGGTCCGAAACTGGGAACCGCCAAAACTTCCGCCAAAGTAGAAATTGATTTTCGCGGTACAGGTACCTCATACTCGGTAATCCGCCTCCGCCATGCTTATTTGAATCTGGATTGGGGCAAGTCCGCCTTATTACTGGGACAGACATGGCATCCACTGTTCGGAAATGTCTCCCCTCAGATTCTGAACCTTTCCGTGGGAGCGCCTTTCCAACCGTTCAGCCGTGCGCCGCAAATCCGCTATCGCTACACTGAAAAGAACTTCCAACTTACGGGAGCTGCCGTATGGCAGTCGCAATATCTGTCGCAAGGTCCTGCCGGAAAGAGCCAAGAATACATAAAGAAAAGCTGTATTCCCGAAATCTACATCGGTGCCGATTATAAGAACGGAGGTTTATTGGCTGGTGTAGGAATCGAAATGTTATCATTGAAGCCACGGACAGAAGCTACCGGAGAAAACAATAAGAAATTTCAAGTAGACGAGCGTATCACCACTCTTTCCTATGAAGCTCACGTAAAATATACCAATAAAGACTGGTTTGTCGGAGCAAAAAGTGTTCTGGGTTCCAATCTCACACAGGCTTCCGGTCTGGGCGGATTCGGAGTGAAGTCTGTCAACGAACGTACCGGAGAACAAAAGTATACCCCGATACGCTTTTCCAGTTCTTGGCTGAACGTTGTTTATGGACAGAAATGGAAACCGGGCGTTTTTGTCGGTTATGCTAAAAACTTGGGGACAAGTGACGAATTATATGCCCCTGATGGAAAAGCACAATTATATGGTACAGGTACAAATCTCGACCAACTTGTCACTGCCGGAGCAGAACTTACTTATAATGTCCCTCATTGGAAATTCGGTTTAGAATATACGCTAAGCTCTGCATGGTATGGTTCTCTTAATACATCCAGCGGTAAAATCAAAGATACTCATGCCGTATGCAACAACCGCATTGTTGCAGTTGCCATGTTTATGTTCTAA
- a CDS encoding chondroitinase family polysaccharide lyase: protein MMKQAFTKLGVFTLLSLLCPAFLYAQVVTDERMFSFEDPQVPECISATRSQLSISDTHYKDGKHSMEWAFNPGAVLELKKDLKFEKKDPTGKDLYLSAFIVWIYNEEPQKATIEFEFLKDGKKCTSFPFGINFKGWRAAWVCYERDMQGTPEEGMNELRIVAPNAKGRLFIDHLITATKVDARQQTADLQVPFVNPETKNHWLVIYKHSLLKPDIELTPVSDKQKEEMQLLEKRFRDMNYTKGKLSDKEVETIRKKYDFYQITYKNGQVSGVPIYMVRAAEAYERIIPDWNKDMLTKLGIEMRAYFDLMRRIAVAYNNSAAKSEIREEMKQKFLAMYDHITDQGVAYGSCWGNIHHYGYSVRGLYLAYFLMKDVLREAGKLPEAEQTLRWYAITNEVYPRPEGNGIDMDSFNTQTTGRIASILMMEDTPEKLQYLKSFSRWIDYGCRPAPGLFGSFKSDGGVFHHRNHYPAYAVGGLDGATNMIYLFNHTEFAVSELAHETVKNALLAMRFYCNKLNFPLSMSGRHPDGKGKLVPMHYAVMAMAGTPDGKSEFDKEMASAYLRLVSDTSADGQEPEYMPKVSNAQERKMAKRLVEKGFRAEPDPQGNLSLGYGCASVQRRGNWSAVARGHSRYLWAAEHYLGHNLYGRYLAHGSLQILTAAPGQMVTPATSGWQQEGFDWNRIPGVTSIHLPLEQLKAKVMNVDTFSGMEEMLYSDEAFAGGLSQKRENGNFGMKLHEHDKYNGSHRARKSFHFIDGMIVCLGSDIENTNAAYPTETTIFQLAVTDKAGHDYWNDYRGEGKIWIDHLNTGYYVPVSARFEKNFPQYSRLQDTGKETKGDWVSLVVDHGKAPKNASYEYAVLPQTTESAMKAFAKKPGYKVLKQDRNAHIVQSLTDNLYSYVLFETPQMLLPGDLLQRVDTSCLVMIRKESSDKLLLTVAQPDLALYRGPSDEAFDEDGKRVERSIYSRPWINDESKEIPVTVTVKGYWKIKETPFCKVVSADKKQTVLCFTCKDGASFEVELRR from the coding sequence ATGATGAAACAAGCTTTTACGAAATTAGGAGTATTCACTCTGCTATCTCTCTTATGTCCGGCATTTCTTTATGCGCAAGTTGTGACGGACGAGCGGATGTTCTCTTTTGAAGATCCGCAAGTACCGGAATGTATTTCCGCCACCCGGTCTCAATTATCTATCTCCGATACACATTATAAAGACGGAAAACATTCGATGGAATGGGCGTTTAATCCCGGTGCCGTATTGGAGCTTAAGAAAGATCTGAAGTTTGAAAAGAAAGACCCTACGGGCAAGGACTTGTATCTTTCGGCATTTATCGTGTGGATATACAATGAAGAACCGCAGAAAGCAACCATTGAATTTGAATTTTTGAAAGACGGAAAGAAATGCACCTCCTTCCCTTTCGGAATCAACTTTAAAGGTTGGCGTGCCGCATGGGTTTGTTATGAGCGTGATATGCAAGGCACACCGGAAGAAGGTATGAATGAACTCCGTATTGTCGCCCCAAATGCAAAAGGACGCCTTTTCATCGATCATTTGATTACTGCAACGAAGGTTGATGCACGTCAGCAGACAGCCGATTTGCAAGTACCTTTTGTTAATCCCGAAACAAAAAATCACTGGCTGGTTATTTATAAGCACTCTCTTCTGAAGCCGGATATCGAGTTGACTCCTGTCAGCGACAAGCAAAAAGAAGAAATGCAACTGTTGGAGAAACGTTTCCGCGACATGAATTATACAAAAGGCAAGCTCTCGGACAAGGAAGTGGAGACTATCCGCAAGAAATATGATTTCTACCAGATTACTTACAAGAACGGGCAGGTATCGGGCGTACCTATTTATATGGTACGTGCTGCCGAGGCCTATGAACGGATTATTCCAGATTGGAATAAAGATATGCTGACTAAACTCGGCATAGAAATGCGTGCTTACTTTGATTTGATGCGGCGGATTGCCGTAGCCTATAATAATAGTGCTGCAAAGTCGGAAATCCGGGAAGAAATGAAGCAGAAGTTTCTGGCGATGTATGACCATATAACCGACCAGGGAGTGGCTTATGGTAGCTGTTGGGGGAATATTCACCATTACGGATATAGTGTTCGCGGGTTATACCTGGCTTATTTCCTGATGAAAGACGTACTTCGGGAAGCCGGAAAGTTGCCGGAAGCCGAACAGACATTGCGTTGGTATGCGATAACCAACGAGGTGTATCCCAGACCTGAGGGCAACGGAATTGATATGGATTCCTTTAACACGCAAACTACCGGTCGCATTGCAAGTATCCTGATGATGGAAGATACCCCGGAGAAGCTGCAATACCTGAAATCCTTCTCCCGTTGGATTGATTACGGTTGCCGTCCGGCTCCCGGATTGTTTGGGTCGTTCAAGAGCGATGGCGGCGTTTTTCATCACCGCAATCACTACCCGGCTTATGCTGTCGGCGGTTTGGACGGAGCAACAAATATGATCTACCTCTTTAATCATACAGAGTTTGCCGTATCCGAGTTGGCGCACGAAACAGTGAAAAATGCATTACTTGCCATGCGTTTCTATTGTAATAAGTTGAACTTCCCGTTGTCGATGTCCGGCCGTCATCCCGATGGAAAGGGGAAATTAGTCCCGATGCATTATGCAGTGATGGCTATGGCGGGAACTCCGGACGGAAAATCGGAGTTTGACAAGGAAATGGCGTCCGCTTACCTGCGTCTTGTTTCAGACACTTCCGCTGATGGGCAGGAACCGGAATATATGCCGAAAGTATCGAATGCACAGGAGCGGAAGATGGCAAAACGGCTTGTGGAGAAAGGATTCCGTGCCGAACCTGACCCACAGGGAAATCTGTCATTGGGCTATGGCTGTGCATCCGTTCAGCGTCGTGGCAACTGGTCGGCGGTGGCCCGCGGTCACTCCCGCTATCTTTGGGCGGCGGAACATTATTTGGGACATAACCTTTATGGCCGTTATCTGGCGCATGGCAGTTTACAGATTCTGACGGCTGCTCCGGGGCAAATGGTGACTCCCGCAACAAGCGGCTGGCAACAGGAAGGCTTCGATTGGAACCGTATCCCGGGTGTAACTTCCATACATCTTCCGTTGGAACAGTTGAAAGCTAAAGTCATGAATGTAGATACATTCTCCGGCATGGAAGAAATGCTTTACTCCGATGAAGCATTTGCCGGCGGATTGTCACAAAAGAGAGAAAACGGCAATTTTGGAATGAAACTGCATGAGCATGATAAGTATAACGGTTCTCACCGGGCGCGAAAATCCTTTCATTTCATCGATGGAATGATTGTTTGCCTGGGCTCCGATATTGAAAATACCAATGCCGCTTACCCGACGGAAACAACGATTTTCCAGTTGGCAGTAACGGATAAGGCGGGACATGATTATTGGAACGACTACCGTGGCGAAGGTAAGATATGGATCGATCATTTGAATACCGGTTATTATGTACCCGTTTCCGCCAGATTTGAGAAGAACTTCCCGCAGTATTCCCGTTTGCAGGATACGGGCAAAGAAACGAAAGGGGACTGGGTCTCATTGGTAGTCGATCATGGCAAAGCCCCCAAGAACGCCAGCTATGAATACGCTGTGTTGCCGCAGACAACTGAGTCTGCCATGAAGGCCTTTGCCAAGAAACCGGGATATAAGGTTTTGAAGCAGGACCGTAATGCTCATATTGTGCAGTCGTTAACTGACAACTTATATTCTTATGTACTTTTTGAAACCCCACAAATGTTACTTCCCGGTGATTTGTTGCAGCGTGTGGATACTTCCTGTCTGGTGATGATTCGTAAAGAATCGTCCGACAAGTTGTTGCTTACCGTAGCTCAACCGGACTTGGCACTATATCGCGGACCGAGTGACGAAGCCTTTGATGAAGACGGAAAACGAGTGGAACGCAGCATTTATTCCCGTCCGTGGATTAATGACGAAAGTAAAGAGATTCCGGTGACGGTAACTGTGAAAGGATATTGGAAGATTAAGGAGACTCCTTTCTGTAAAGTGGTTTCAGCAGATAAAAAGCAGACTGTACTTTGCTTTACTTGTAAGGACGGAGCTAGTTTTGAAGTGGAGTTAAGGAGGTAA
- a CDS encoding DUF2851 family protein, producing the protein MEHLLHYVWKHKLFSLEILQTTKGLPVEVIDPGLRNPNSGPDFFNAKLKINNTLWVGNVEIHTRSSDWFRHGHDGDKVYDSVILHIVGEADGEVTRTNGEVIPQMIVSCPERIKMHYYELCVSDCYPACYPILRSLPKLTVHSWLSALQTERLEQKAKLIGARLEHCNNNWEDVFFITLARNYGFGLNGDAFEAWAELLPFRALDKHRNDLFQIEALFYGMAGLFEDTFLKEEQKDEYCLRLSKEFHYLQRKFEIFRVIDATLWRFLRLRPDNFPHIRLAQLAYLYQKGDKLFSRLLEAKTLAEVRILLSTRTSVYWENHYIFGRTSPQREKLLGEQSKDLIIINTVVPFLYTYGLHKADEGMCERAGRFLEELKAENNHIIRSWSDAGLPVASAADSQALIQLQKEYCDKRKCLYCRFGYEYLRKK; encoded by the coding sequence ATGGAACACCTTCTCCACTACGTGTGGAAACATAAATTATTCTCCCTTGAAATCCTGCAAACCACCAAAGGCTTACCGGTAGAGGTTATTGATCCCGGTCTCCGGAATCCGAATTCCGGTCCTGATTTCTTCAATGCCAAATTAAAGATAAACAATACTTTATGGGTAGGAAACGTGGAAATCCATACCCGTTCTTCGGATTGGTTCCGTCACGGGCACGATGGTGATAAAGTCTATGACTCGGTGATCCTGCATATAGTGGGTGAAGCGGACGGAGAAGTGACCCGTACCAACGGGGAAGTCATTCCGCAAATGATAGTGAGCTGTCCCGAACGGATAAAAATGCATTATTATGAACTTTGCGTGTCCGACTGTTATCCGGCTTGTTATCCGATCCTCCGTTCTTTACCGAAGCTTACGGTTCATTCGTGGTTGTCTGCCTTGCAAACGGAACGGCTGGAACAAAAGGCGAAACTGATAGGAGCACGTCTCGAACATTGTAACAACAACTGGGAAGATGTTTTCTTCATCACTCTTGCCCGTAATTATGGTTTTGGCTTGAACGGTGATGCTTTTGAGGCATGGGCGGAGCTGCTTCCGTTTCGTGCGTTGGACAAGCACCGGAACGATCTGTTTCAGATAGAAGCTCTTTTCTATGGTATGGCGGGACTGTTTGAAGATACATTTCTGAAAGAAGAACAAAAGGATGAATACTGCCTGCGTCTTAGCAAAGAATTTCATTATTTGCAACGGAAGTTTGAGATATTTCGGGTAATAGACGCTACTCTCTGGCGTTTTCTCCGGCTTCGCCCGGATAATTTTCCTCATATCCGGCTGGCACAACTGGCTTATCTTTATCAGAAAGGGGACAAGTTGTTTTCCCGTTTATTGGAGGCGAAGACATTGGCGGAAGTGAGAATTTTGCTCTCCACCCGTACTTCTGTTTATTGGGAGAATCATTATATATTCGGTCGTACTTCTCCACAAAGGGAAAAATTGTTAGGAGAACAGTCGAAAGATCTGATTATCATCAATACCGTTGTCCCTTTCTTGTATACATATGGTTTGCACAAGGCCGATGAAGGAATGTGCGAACGTGCCGGACGCTTTCTGGAAGAACTGAAAGCGGAGAATAACCATATTATTCGCTCCTGGAGCGACGCCGGACTACCGGTAGCTTCTGCTGCGGATAGTCAGGCGCTGATACAGTTGCAAAAAGAATATTGTGATAAACGTAAATGTTTGTATTGTCGTTTCGGATATGAATATTTGCGGAAGAAGTAA
- a CDS encoding DUF6250 domain-containing protein has protein sequence MMKRFSTSCCLITFFLLNSVMLYAQHENTSVQQWKIEDESRALQMIERADTVELIVPGGLTMWYQQRLTGDYEINYRICMVMKGGKYDRLSDLNCFWAANDPKNPDNLFARSEWRNGVFKNYNTLDLFYVGYGGNDNSTTRFRRYNGKYYGVADDKVKPLLREYTDTPHLLVPNQWYQISIRVQKGVTTYSVNGEELFRYSITGSEGDGHFGLRLLQNHVLFTDFKVRIF, from the coding sequence ATGATGAAACGATTCTCTACAAGCTGCTGTCTGATTACTTTTTTTCTTTTGAATAGTGTCATGCTGTATGCACAACATGAAAACACCTCTGTGCAACAGTGGAAGATTGAAGATGAATCCCGTGCCTTGCAGATGATAGAGCGTGCGGATACAGTAGAACTAATCGTGCCCGGTGGGCTAACGATGTGGTATCAGCAACGCCTGACGGGTGATTATGAGATAAACTATCGCATTTGTATGGTGATGAAAGGCGGGAAATATGACCGCCTGAGTGATTTAAACTGCTTTTGGGCTGCCAATGATCCTAAAAACCCTGATAATCTTTTTGCCCGTAGCGAGTGGCGTAATGGTGTCTTTAAAAACTATAATACATTAGATCTTTTTTACGTTGGATACGGGGGAAATGATAATTCCACCACCCGTTTCCGCCGGTATAACGGCAAGTACTACGGAGTAGCGGATGATAAAGTGAAACCATTACTTCGAGAATATACGGATACCCCGCATTTACTTGTTCCGAATCAATGGTATCAGATTAGTATTCGTGTACAAAAAGGAGTGACCACTTATTCCGTTAACGGTGAAGAACTGTTCCGTTATTCTATTACCGGCAGTGAGGGAGACGGGCATTTTGGTTTGCGCCTTTTACAGAATCATGTGCTGTTTACAGATTTCAAGGTGAGGATATTTTAA
- a CDS encoding TlpA family protein disulfide reductase → MTHIHPFRLFVFLLLCCTRVITFAQSDSYQTIPESLRGYWQYKTENVSDWNGPLIGENFVEALYTVFQVEQMEKKTDGSYLFHLRNQNGNKMDFRFTPISEDSAIIFYQGWKEPKHCVRKQIPDHTEMLTPTTLPDIIYKKWVEGLSGNVIYEFTRDGKFIYDGKTWDIVSAGHFLNKEYRLLAKNGERYKLLYLSFPFPNSMKVAAELQNETVFPIATSRPEVYTITGCWVNQATGEWTIGFFENFAVYQCRFWDYESIQIKKDETVVKLKNNTTRLTLSLKHKNRASCNIAFGKDNPQKYILCNGKHLPDYPLTDTTPFIDNGYRTDSVTLTGYLRNPPSSRPFDVSIPDMITGKEEKYQTDIDSQGRFTLRFPVLNSHNVFIDWGRTTIWSAVEPGETYFLYVDYAQQQKLFMGKKARVLNELLSHEGLRESLDYNEEQKRSNLECLHKTQERLHRQLEFRKKTLQEHPLLSDKYRYYTEQELRYDAASTLMQRRFSVDRNKQEHLEDEFMNYIDSAFYPHPVHPYTLLRGYNSFMRDYIGYIDDTTPSSNSLTLTPQNMERLYFAFEAEGKVRLSEEEKNALRSFSKYQEEIEKLQIAKADSATIKAYTKEQETVIKPQIEIIEQLIARDGLLNEYMTGQMYVNAINNSMAIIDSLQMDKDLREILKTKYYYEMLQYTHKELPDSLISKFKKEVTNPSLQSYVLVQQQKYDKVSHKTIEHPESLMPNAPLEGITDGEQLFRKIIEPYKGKVIYLDIWGTWCGPCKDMMQYAGNIKNLFAGKEVVFLYLCNHSTDKSWKNIIKEYSLTSKSSVHYNLPDKQQSAIEKYLGVHSFPTYMLIDKEGNIVNRKAPRPTMENQLLNAVYKELEK, encoded by the coding sequence ATGACACACATTCATCCATTCCGTCTTTTCGTCTTTTTATTACTATGCTGTACACGAGTTATCACATTCGCCCAATCCGACAGTTACCAGACAATACCCGAATCTTTGCGGGGTTATTGGCAATACAAAACAGAGAACGTATCCGACTGGAACGGACCTCTCATTGGAGAGAATTTTGTAGAAGCTCTCTATACCGTTTTCCAGGTCGAACAAATGGAAAAGAAAACCGATGGAAGCTATCTCTTCCACCTGCGGAACCAAAATGGAAATAAAATGGATTTCCGTTTCACCCCTATCAGCGAAGATAGTGCTATCATCTTCTATCAAGGCTGGAAAGAACCTAAACACTGTGTCCGCAAGCAAATTCCCGACCACACGGAAATGCTTACTCCCACTACACTGCCTGACATCATTTACAAGAAATGGGTGGAAGGATTGTCCGGCAATGTTATATACGAATTTACACGCGATGGTAAATTTATATATGACGGAAAAACATGGGATATCGTATCTGCCGGACATTTCCTTAATAAAGAGTATCGTCTGCTCGCCAAAAACGGAGAACGGTACAAACTGCTTTACCTTAGCTTTCCTTTTCCCAACTCAATGAAGGTTGCAGCCGAATTACAGAATGAGACAGTATTTCCCATCGCAACTTCCCGCCCTGAAGTATATACCATCACCGGATGTTGGGTGAATCAGGCAACCGGCGAATGGACTATTGGTTTCTTTGAAAACTTCGCCGTATACCAATGCCGGTTCTGGGACTACGAATCCATACAAATTAAAAAGGATGAAACCGTCGTCAAACTAAAAAACAATACAACCCGCCTGACTCTATCTCTGAAACATAAGAACAGAGCTTCTTGCAACATTGCATTCGGAAAAGATAATCCACAAAAATATATCCTCTGTAACGGCAAACATCTACCGGACTACCCGTTAACCGATACTACACCGTTCATCGACAACGGGTACCGGACAGACAGCGTCACCCTCACCGGATACCTGCGCAATCCTCCTTCTTCACGCCCTTTCGACGTTAGCATACCTGACATGATTACAGGCAAAGAAGAAAAATACCAGACTGACATCGACTCGCAAGGACGGTTTACCCTGCGATTTCCCGTACTGAACAGTCATAATGTCTTTATCGACTGGGGACGTACGACCATCTGGTCGGCGGTAGAACCCGGAGAAACTTATTTCTTATACGTAGATTATGCCCAACAACAAAAGTTATTCATGGGAAAGAAAGCACGTGTACTCAACGAACTTCTCTCCCATGAAGGACTGAGGGAATCACTCGATTATAATGAAGAACAAAAAAGAAGTAATCTGGAGTGTCTGCACAAGACACAGGAAAGGCTTCATCGTCAACTGGAGTTCCGGAAGAAAACACTCCAAGAACATCCGTTACTTTCTGACAAATACCGCTACTACACCGAACAGGAACTACGATACGATGCGGCATCTACCCTGATGCAACGACGTTTCTCAGTAGACCGTAACAAACAGGAACATTTGGAAGACGAATTCATGAACTATATAGATTCTGCTTTTTACCCACATCCAGTACATCCTTATACTCTTCTCAGAGGGTATAATTCATTCATGAGAGATTACATTGGTTATATCGACGACACAACTCCATCATCCAACAGCCTAACCTTAACACCTCAAAATATGGAGAGACTTTACTTTGCCTTTGAAGCCGAAGGTAAAGTCCGGCTATCCGAAGAAGAAAAGAACGCACTACGCAGTTTCAGCAAATATCAAGAAGAAATTGAAAAGTTGCAGATTGCCAAAGCCGATTCAGCAACCATTAAGGCTTACACCAAGGAACAGGAAACTGTCATCAAACCCCAGATAGAAATAATAGAGCAACTCATTGCCAGAGACGGTCTTCTCAATGAATATATGACAGGACAGATGTACGTTAATGCAATCAACAACAGCATGGCAATTATCGACTCCCTTCAAATGGATAAGGACCTGAGAGAGATTCTAAAAACAAAGTACTATTATGAAATGCTTCAATATACCCATAAGGAATTGCCCGACAGCCTTATCAGTAAATTTAAAAAGGAAGTTACGAATCCTTCTTTGCAATCTTATGTTCTGGTCCAGCAACAGAAATATGATAAAGTATCACATAAAACCATCGAACATCCGGAAAGCCTGATGCCGAATGCCCCTCTGGAAGGAATAACGGACGGCGAACAGTTATTCCGCAAAATCATTGAGCCATACAAAGGGAAAGTGATTTATCTGGATATTTGGGGGACTTGGTGCGGTCCGTGCAAGGATATGATGCAATATGCGGGAAACATTAAGAATCTATTTGCAGGAAAAGAAGTCGTGTTCCTTTACCTTTGCAATCATTCGACAGACAAGTCATGGAAAAACATTATCAAAGAGTACAGTCTGACAAGCAAAAGTTCAGTCCATTACAATTTGCCCGACAAGCAACAGTCTGCCATTGAAAAATATCTTGGAGTCCATTCCTTCCCTACCTATATGTTAATAGATAAGGAAGGAAACATTGTAAACCGCAAAGCTCCCAGACCTACAATGGAAAACCAACTTCTAAATGCAGTCTATAAGGAACTGGAGAAGTAA